In Halobaculum halobium, a genomic segment contains:
- a CDS encoding hybrid sensor histidine kinase/response regulator: MRVLHVDGDPDAAPLTTTALADANVATVETATTAEEGLERLATEPFDCVVAEYALPDQSGIEVLKRVRDDHPLLPFVIYTNEGDDHVESDAYAAGATEYLPKSAGPDRHERAAERLRSAVGRYRAAGQSSTTPRRHALTSEVSEAIVRESTVDEAADRVCETLVDTGPFTAAGMAVVDAAGDGGDIAFRSLEHSTHDSLTAREDDPRDDRDGDGLRSIAASVASDALEAGRAVVGSTVDVDEESAIRADSSADDAAWPADIAELAALPFGSADASDDVLVVTADRSGTIDRSELDRLDRVADTVDHALRSFEARDGVREERNRRRAMFANAPTPVIEGEILDGGETHRIRDVNTAFEEAFGHEASEVIGADIADVVVPADRMAEHRALRTRIAAGEPILEEVVRKTADGEREFLLSGIPWGTDGDRASGWYVWHVDISDRKRRARAIEELHAATGTLVEATSPSEVAAITGDALRDVLDLPYNGVHLYDDREGGLVPVAWTDETEAMVGAPPTFDPGEGIAGQAYVTGEPKVYDDIADAPDRYNSDTPIRSEMALPLADHGVLLVGAPERDAFDDLDVSMARTLAEHATAVLHRIERETVLEQLQKHTQRLMHATTAEEIADIAVGTASDVLGAQLSGVHLVRDGGQRLEIVAYADSVESAFDQPPMYERGLDGDIAGEVVWAAFDSRTPQHIDDIRTHERLAEETPSRSVVVYPLDDHGVFIVSSTEPNAFDEPDKMFIEILATAVTAALDRVEREQELRRRNEHLDEFAGLISHDLRNPLNVAQGRLELARSETDSDHLDPAASAVERALSLLEESLAVARQGHDDGDVEPVDLAATVSACWTHTETAQAELRIETDQTLCADPSRLKQLLENLFGNAVKHGGDAVRVTVGDIPGGFYVADDGPGIPDDERDTAFEVGYTTDDESTGYGLYIVREIANAHGWEIDVVESEDGGARFEVTGVETVER; this comes from the coding sequence ATGCGCGTACTCCATGTCGACGGCGATCCCGACGCCGCTCCGCTGACTACGACGGCTCTCGCGGACGCGAACGTGGCTACTGTCGAGACCGCCACTACCGCGGAGGAGGGTCTCGAACGGCTCGCAACGGAGCCGTTCGACTGTGTGGTCGCCGAGTACGCACTGCCGGACCAATCCGGGATCGAGGTGCTCAAACGGGTTCGCGACGACCACCCGCTGCTTCCGTTCGTCATCTACACCAACGAGGGGGACGACCACGTCGAGAGCGACGCGTACGCCGCGGGCGCGACAGAGTACCTCCCGAAGAGCGCAGGACCGGACCGACACGAGCGTGCCGCTGAGCGGCTCAGGTCCGCGGTCGGCCGCTACCGTGCCGCTGGTCAGTCGTCCACAACACCTCGTCGTCACGCGCTCACGAGCGAGGTGAGCGAGGCGATCGTCCGCGAGTCGACCGTTGACGAGGCGGCCGATCGCGTCTGTGAGACCCTCGTGGACACCGGCCCGTTCACGGCTGCGGGGATGGCGGTAGTGGACGCCGCCGGCGACGGGGGCGATATCGCGTTTCGATCGCTGGAACACAGTACTCACGATTCTTTGACTGCCCGCGAAGACGATCCACGGGACGACCGCGACGGCGACGGCCTCAGATCGATCGCCGCAAGCGTCGCGAGCGACGCACTAGAGGCGGGTCGAGCCGTTGTCGGTTCAACTGTGGATGTCGACGAAGAATCCGCGATTCGGGCGGACTCGTCTGCAGACGACGCCGCGTGGCCCGCTGACATCGCTGAACTTGCGGCGCTTCCGTTCGGCTCTGCGGACGCGAGCGACGACGTCCTCGTGGTGACCGCCGACCGCAGTGGGACGATCGATCGTTCCGAGCTCGATCGCCTCGACCGAGTCGCGGACACCGTCGACCACGCGCTGCGGTCGTTCGAAGCTCGCGATGGAGTGCGCGAGGAGCGGAACCGGCGCCGGGCAATGTTCGCCAACGCTCCGACCCCGGTCATCGAGGGGGAGATCCTGGACGGCGGCGAGACCCACCGGATCCGAGACGTCAACACGGCGTTCGAGGAGGCGTTCGGACACGAGGCAAGCGAAGTTATCGGCGCCGACATCGCCGACGTTGTCGTTCCCGCCGATCGGATGGCCGAACATCGGGCGCTCCGAACGCGGATCGCCGCCGGGGAACCGATCCTCGAGGAGGTCGTTCGAAAGACGGCCGACGGGGAACGGGAGTTCCTCTTGAGTGGAATCCCCTGGGGAACCGACGGTGACCGTGCGTCCGGGTGGTACGTATGGCACGTCGATATCTCCGATCGCAAGCGTCGAGCACGGGCCATCGAAGAACTGCACGCCGCGACCGGGACACTCGTCGAGGCGACGAGTCCAAGCGAAGTCGCAGCGATCACCGGCGACGCCCTCCGAGACGTCCTCGACCTCCCGTACAACGGCGTCCACCTCTACGACGATCGCGAGGGGGGACTCGTCCCGGTCGCGTGGACGGACGAAACCGAAGCGATGGTTGGTGCCCCGCCGACGTTCGACCCGGGCGAGGGAATCGCCGGACAGGCGTACGTGACGGGCGAGCCGAAGGTCTACGACGACATCGCCGACGCCCCCGACCGATACAACTCCGACACGCCGATCCGCAGCGAAATGGCACTCCCCCTGGCGGACCACGGTGTGCTCCTCGTCGGCGCTCCCGAGCGCGACGCGTTCGACGATCTCGACGTGTCCATGGCACGGACGCTCGCCGAGCACGCGACTGCGGTGTTGCACCGAATCGAGCGCGAGACCGTGCTCGAACAACTCCAAAAGCACACCCAGCGACTGATGCACGCGACCACGGCGGAGGAAATCGCCGACATCGCCGTCGGGACCGCAAGCGACGTTCTCGGCGCTCAGCTGAGCGGAGTTCACCTCGTCCGCGACGGCGGTCAGCGGCTCGAGATCGTCGCGTACGCCGACTCCGTGGAGTCGGCCTTCGACCAGCCTCCGATGTACGAACGGGGACTTGACGGCGACATCGCGGGAGAAGTCGTCTGGGCCGCGTTCGACAGCAGAACGCCGCAACACATTGACGACATTCGAACGCACGAACGCCTCGCCGAGGAGACGCCGAGTCGGAGCGTGGTCGTGTACCCGCTCGACGATCACGGCGTGTTCATCGTCTCGTCGACCGAGCCGAACGCATTCGATGAACCGGACAAGATGTTCATCGAGATCCTAGCGACAGCGGTAACGGCGGCGCTCGATCGGGTCGAGCGAGAGCAGGAACTGCGCCGTCGGAACGAGCATCTCGACGAGTTCGCCGGGCTGATCTCACACGACCTCCGCAACCCGCTCAACGTCGCACAAGGCCGACTCGAACTGGCTCGCAGTGAAACGGACTCAGACCACCTCGATCCCGCCGCGAGCGCGGTGGAGCGAGCCCTGTCGCTGCTCGAGGAGTCGCTCGCGGTCGCACGACAGGGACACGACGACGGCGACGTCGAACCCGTCGATCTCGCGGCGACTGTTTCGGCGTGTTGGACCCACACGGAGACCGCGCAGGCGGAACTGCGCATCGAGACCGACCAGACCCTCTGTGCCGACCCGAGCAGGCTCAAACAGCTCCTCGAGAACTTGTTCGGAAACGCGGTGAAACACGGTGGAGACGCCGTCCGTGTCACCGTCGGCGACATCCCTGGAGGGTTCTACGTTGCCGACGACGGCCCGGGGATTCCCGACGACGAGCGCGACACCGCCTTCGAAGTCGGATACACTACTGACGACGAAAGCACGGGATACGGGCTGTACATCGTCCGAGAGATCGCGAACGCACACGGCTGGGAGATCGACGTCGTCGAGAGCGAGGATGGCGGAGCGCGGTTCGAGGTGACCGGCGTCGAAACCGTCGAACGCTAG
- a CDS encoding DUF2270 domain-containing protein — protein MAHLYRGELHRMKLWRERLDQTTNWAVVVIAALLTWAFSSPENPHYIILVGIATLTVFLIIESRRYRGYDIWRTRVRTIQENVWAYGLDPEGGLTDEHWREHLGDDYRTPTVKITAEEAIAHRLRRVYLPLFAVLLVAWLIRVTAFSAEPWLTTAMIGMVPGPVVVAAVGLFYAAALTVAFRPRTWHAKGELRAEDLRKRR, from the coding sequence ATGGCACACCTGTACCGCGGGGAACTCCACCGGATGAAGCTGTGGCGCGAGCGACTCGACCAGACCACTAACTGGGCGGTCGTCGTCATCGCGGCCCTGCTTACGTGGGCGTTCTCCAGCCCCGAAAACCCGCATTACATCATTCTCGTCGGTATCGCGACACTGACGGTGTTTCTGATCATCGAGTCGCGTCGCTACCGGGGGTACGATATCTGGCGGACCCGTGTTCGGACGATCCAAGAGAACGTGTGGGCCTACGGACTCGACCCAGAGGGCGGGCTCACCGACGAGCACTGGCGTGAGCACCTTGGCGACGACTACCGGACGCCGACGGTGAAGATTACCGCCGAAGAGGCGATCGCACACCGGCTCCGCCGGGTGTACCTCCCGCTGTTCGCCGTGCTCCTCGTCGCCTGGCTGATACGGGTCACCGCCTTCTCTGCGGAGCCGTGGCTGACGACAGCTATGATTGGGATGGTTCCTGGACCTGTCGTCGTCGCAGCGGTGGGTCTGTTCTACGCGGCCGCCCTCACCGTCGCGTTCCGACCGCGGACCTGGCACGCGAAAGGCGAGCTTCGGGCGGAAGATCTCCGAAAGAGACGCTGA
- a CDS encoding two-component system sensor histidine kinase NtrB, giving the protein MEPEPPVASDDFYRALVENTAEGMLTIDEESTIRYANPAIEDLLGYSPEELVGSSKMTIIPERLRPVHAEALAQYVESGERNIDWDGMELPALHKDGTEVPTLISLREHTHDGERYFTGIIRDISEQREREAQLKDQKDRLDDFADILAHDIRNPLSVARGYTDLARQEHDAPELETVAGSLERIEKLVEDVLALSKEGRYIGETEPVEIGSCARDAWGSVHADGASLVVGIGNETVVADESRLRGLFENLFRNAVDHGGESVTVRVDQLSDGDGIYVADDGPGVPAEDRETIFDRGFSTRDRGTGYGLSIVRQIAEGHDWTVSVTDDETGGARFELRGLDIRS; this is encoded by the coding sequence ATGGAACCTGAGCCTCCGGTCGCATCGGACGACTTCTACCGCGCCCTCGTCGAGAACACGGCGGAGGGAATGTTGACGATCGACGAGGAGAGCACGATCAGGTACGCGAATCCCGCGATCGAGGACCTCCTCGGCTACTCGCCCGAGGAACTCGTCGGCAGTTCGAAGATGACGATCATCCCCGAGCGCCTCCGTCCCGTCCACGCGGAGGCGCTCGCTCAGTACGTCGAGTCTGGCGAGCGGAACATCGACTGGGACGGCATGGAACTCCCCGCGCTTCACAAGGACGGGACGGAAGTGCCGACGCTGATCAGCCTCCGCGAGCACACGCACGACGGGGAGCGATACTTCACCGGTATCATCAGGGACATCTCCGAGCAGCGCGAACGGGAGGCGCAACTCAAGGACCAGAAGGACCGGCTCGACGACTTCGCCGACATCCTCGCACACGACATCCGCAACCCGCTGTCGGTGGCGCGGGGGTACACCGATCTGGCACGACAGGAACACGACGCGCCCGAACTCGAAACCGTCGCCGGCTCGCTGGAGCGGATCGAGAAACTCGTCGAGGACGTCCTCGCGCTGTCGAAGGAGGGACGCTACATCGGTGAGACCGAGCCCGTCGAGATCGGGTCGTGCGCCCGAGACGCGTGGGGAAGCGTTCACGCGGACGGCGCGTCGCTCGTCGTCGGAATCGGCAACGAAACTGTCGTGGCCGACGAGAGTCGACTCCGCGGGCTCTTCGAGAACCTCTTTCGCAACGCGGTCGACCACGGCGGCGAGTCGGTCACTGTTCGGGTCGACCAACTCTCCGACGGCGACGGGATCTACGTCGCCGACGACGGCCCGGGGGTGCCCGCGGAGGACCGCGAAACGATCTTCGATCGCGGATTTTCGACGCGGGACCGGGGAACTGGATACGGTCTTTCGATCGTCCGGCAGATCGCCGAGGGGCACGACTGGACTGTCTCGGTCACCGACGACGAGACCGGGGGCGCCCGGTTCGAGCTCCGCGGGCTCGATATCCGATCGTAA
- a CDS encoding acetamidase/formamidase family protein codes for MSQQIQEALDVDTFTLGLVGPDQEWAGTVADGGTVRTHTPAACWGPMITPEFKGGHEVTRPIRVENAEPGDALVVRIKDVEVTSAATSTGSMAEREGAFGDDPFVDHKCPECGTPWPESVVEGTGEDAIRCAECGANASSFGFEYGYTVAFDDSKTVGVTVDEDGAQRLAENADEAMALPENSRQHPILLYGPDEMPGALGRLRPFIGNIGTTPVREFPDSHNAGDFGQFLIGASHDWGLEDESELEARTDGHMDSNDVRPGATLICPVRVEGAGLYVGDLHANQGDGELSLHTTDVSGRTELEVEVIKDLDLGGPILLPNEEDLPHIAKPYTDAEREAGQAVADEYEVDELHDAAPIQIVGSGATINDATENAFDRAGDLLDMTEGEVRGRCTFTGGVEIARLPGVVQLSMLVPMEKLDDVGLSETVRTQYGL; via the coding sequence ATGTCCCAACAGATACAAGAAGCCCTTGACGTGGACACGTTCACGCTCGGACTCGTCGGTCCCGACCAGGAGTGGGCGGGAACCGTTGCGGACGGCGGAACGGTCCGAACGCACACGCCGGCGGCGTGCTGGGGACCGATGATTACCCCCGAATTCAAGGGCGGTCACGAGGTGACCCGACCGATCCGCGTCGAGAACGCAGAACCCGGCGATGCGCTCGTCGTCCGGATTAAGGATGTGGAAGTTACGAGCGCGGCTACCAGTACGGGAAGTATGGCTGAGCGCGAGGGCGCCTTCGGCGACGACCCGTTCGTCGATCACAAGTGCCCCGAGTGCGGCACACCTTGGCCCGAGAGTGTGGTTGAGGGGACCGGCGAGGACGCGATCCGGTGTGCCGAGTGCGGCGCGAACGCCTCCTCGTTCGGGTTCGAGTACGGCTACACCGTCGCCTTCGACGACTCGAAGACCGTCGGGGTCACCGTCGACGAAGACGGCGCTCAACGCCTCGCGGAGAACGCCGACGAGGCGATGGCGCTGCCCGAGAACTCCAGACAGCACCCGATCTTGCTGTACGGTCCCGACGAGATGCCCGGCGCGCTCGGGCGGCTTCGTCCCTTCATCGGCAACATCGGAACCACGCCCGTTCGAGAGTTCCCCGACTCCCACAACGCCGGCGACTTCGGGCAGTTCCTCATCGGCGCGAGCCACGACTGGGGGCTCGAAGACGAGTCAGAACTCGAGGCGCGCACCGACGGCCACATGGACTCCAACGACGTCCGGCCTGGCGCGACGCTGATCTGCCCCGTCCGTGTGGAGGGCGCCGGCCTCTACGTCGGCGATCTGCACGCCAACCAGGGCGACGGCGAGCTCTCCTTACACACGACCGACGTGAGCGGGCGCACAGAGTTGGAAGTCGAGGTGATCAAGGACCTGGACCTCGGCGGGCCGATTCTGCTACCCAACGAGGAGGACCTCCCGCACATCGCGAAACCGTACACGGACGCCGAACGGGAGGCAGGGCAGGCCGTCGCAGACGAGTACGAGGTGGACGAACTCCACGACGCCGCGCCGATACAGATCGTCGGCTCCGGCGCGACGATCAACGACGCGACCGAGAATGCGTTCGACCGCGCCGGCGACCTCCTCGACATGACCGAAGGGGAGGTTCGGGGACGCTGCACGTTCACCGGCGGCGTCGAGATCGCTCGCCTGCCGGGCGTCGTCCAGCTCTCCATGCTCGTCCCCATGGAGAAACTGGACGATGTCGGACTCTCGGAGACCGTGCGCACACAGTACGGCCTCTAG
- a CDS encoding ubiquitin-like small modifier protein 1, with amino-acid sequence MEVHVYGPLRAATGSKRIDIEPSGDTVRAVLDALCAAYPRAESQLLDGSGSLRPSVRVTVDGDRASLDDTCPSGSEVRVFPAMRGGS; translated from the coding sequence ATGGAGGTTCACGTGTACGGACCGCTGCGCGCTGCGACGGGGTCCAAACGCATCGATATCGAGCCGTCGGGAGACACGGTCCGCGCAGTCCTCGATGCGCTGTGTGCGGCGTACCCGCGTGCGGAGTCACAGCTTCTCGACGGTTCGGGCTCGTTGCGTCCGAGCGTTCGCGTGACCGTGGACGGTGATCGGGCGTCCCTCGACGATACGTGCCCGTCGGGCAGCGAAGTACGGGTGTTCCCTGCGATGCGTGGGGGATCGTGA